In Corynebacterium guangdongense, one DNA window encodes the following:
- a CDS encoding ATP-binding cassette domain-containing protein — MSVLSFSHVTFSHTTEPLLSDLSLSVGAGERVCLVGPNGAGKTTLLRLAAGDLSPEYGTITSAVTTATAADTVGELLADATRTDRLLQQRFEALTADLTDDPTGKQAAEYDRVLAEMTARDVWSLAARVETLLAGLGLAGLDHDRAMAALSPGQQGRLTLVALLLTNPEQLVLDEPTNHLDDAARDFLIGFLRDFSGPVLFASHDRDFIERTATSMADLDTAPWEAVALADDARPPTGVHKQAGTYSDFLVTKAIAHQRHLDLHAAQQAEKRSLNRHRREADSAFRKFDPAKVENKITKKFYGDRIAKVTSQRKTADERKLAALEAREIRKPRETLYDFAFPPATHVAPIAVRIRGRVELDLAGGEKLLVNGPNGAGKSTLLRQIAASTSAGFLPQELPADGEPIGEPGKGFLHPKFFDVPVRLLSDGNRRRTQLARLAAQAPDVLIVDEPTNYLDLEAIEGVEKALREWNGTVILATHDRWLIEHFEGRRVELG, encoded by the coding sequence ATGTCAGTTCTGTCCTTTTCCCATGTCACATTCTCCCACACCACAGAGCCGCTGCTCAGCGATCTGAGTCTGAGCGTCGGCGCCGGGGAACGCGTCTGCCTCGTCGGCCCGAACGGTGCCGGCAAAACGACCCTGCTGCGCCTGGCCGCCGGCGACCTGAGCCCCGAGTACGGCACAATCACCTCCGCCGTGACAACCGCGACCGCCGCCGACACCGTGGGCGAGCTGCTTGCCGACGCCACCCGCACCGACCGTCTGCTCCAGCAGCGCTTCGAGGCGCTCACTGCGGATCTCACCGACGACCCCACAGGCAAGCAGGCTGCCGAATACGACCGCGTCCTCGCCGAGATGACGGCCCGTGACGTGTGGTCGCTGGCAGCCCGCGTCGAGACACTGCTGGCCGGGCTGGGCCTAGCGGGCCTCGACCATGACCGGGCGATGGCCGCCCTCTCCCCCGGTCAGCAGGGGCGGCTGACGCTGGTGGCGCTGCTGCTGACCAACCCGGAACAGCTGGTCCTGGACGAGCCGACCAACCACCTCGATGACGCCGCCCGTGACTTCCTCATCGGGTTCCTCCGCGACTTCTCCGGACCAGTCCTCTTCGCCAGCCACGACCGTGACTTCATCGAGCGCACCGCCACCTCGATGGCCGACCTGGATACGGCGCCCTGGGAGGCGGTGGCGTTGGCTGACGACGCCCGGCCCCCGACCGGCGTCCACAAGCAGGCGGGCACGTACTCCGATTTCCTCGTGACCAAGGCGATCGCACACCAGCGCCACCTCGACCTGCATGCGGCGCAGCAGGCGGAGAAGAGGTCACTGAACCGCCACCGCCGGGAGGCCGACTCGGCGTTCAGGAAGTTCGACCCGGCCAAGGTGGAGAACAAGATCACCAAGAAGTTCTACGGCGACCGTATCGCCAAGGTGACTTCCCAGCGCAAGACCGCCGACGAGCGAAAACTCGCGGCCCTCGAGGCCCGCGAGATCCGTAAACCGCGGGAGACCCTCTACGATTTCGCGTTCCCGCCCGCGACTCACGTGGCCCCGATCGCGGTGCGGATCCGCGGGCGTGTCGAACTCGATCTCGCCGGCGGGGAAAAGCTGCTGGTCAACGGGCCGAACGGCGCGGGCAAGTCGACGCTGCTGAGGCAGATCGCGGCGTCGACGAGCGCGGGCTTCCTGCCCCAGGAACTGCCCGCCGACGGCGAACCGATCGGCGAGCCGGGCAAGGGCTTCCTGCACCCGAAATTCTTTGACGTGCCGGTGCGACTGCTCTCCGACGGCAACCGACGGCGCACCCAGCTGGCGAGGCTGGCGGCGCAGGCCCCGGACGTGCTCATCGTCGACGAGCCGACGAACTACCTCGATCTGGAGGCGATCGAAGGCGTCGAGAAGGCGCTGCGCGAGTGGAACGGGACGGTGATTCTCGCGACGCACGACCGCTGGCTCATCGAGCACTTCGAAGGGCGGCGGGTGGAGCTGGGATAG
- a CDS encoding ABC transporter ATP-binding protein, whose amino-acid sequence MARNTKPELTEEEILELQDKVGSSGRHGPGGAPRQAKNFGLAAKRLLGLIAPHKMQMGVILTLVAISVLLNVYAPRVTGRAMDVIFSGAISAQMPAGATKEQVIEGLRARGENTFADMLSAMELNPGAGIDFDRLGQLILLILGLYVGASFLMWLQGFLLNRMVMGVVFGLRADVEAKINRLPLSYFDTRQRGDVLSRTTNDVDNVQQALQQTLSQAVNSILMVIGITVMMFWVSWQLAIVALLALPLTGLVVGVIGSRSQKQFVTQWRSTGMLNGHIEETFSGHQVIQIFGRTDTAAELFDERNDELFRSSSMAQFLSGLMMPIMQFISYLSYVAIAVFGGLRVANGQMTLGAATAFIQYSRQFNQPLGELGGMMQMVQSGVASAERVFELLDAEEQTPDTATAQVAGRSKGLVEFRDVDFSYVPDAPLIEGLNLRVEPGQTAAIVGPTGAGKTTLVNLIMRFYELNDGAILLDGVDVRDLSRHELRSQVGMVLQDAVLFEGTIMENIRYGRLDATDEEVIAAAKATYVDRFVHSLPEGYDTVIDQDGGSLSAGERQLVTIARAFIKQPALLILDEATSSVDTRTEVLVQKAMNALRADRTSFVIAHRLSTIRDADLILVMENGTIVEQGTHAELLHAEGAYHRLHQSQFSEDK is encoded by the coding sequence ATGGCCCGGAACACGAAGCCCGAACTGACCGAGGAGGAGATCCTCGAACTCCAGGACAAGGTCGGCTCCAGCGGCCGTCACGGGCCCGGCGGCGCCCCGCGCCAGGCGAAGAACTTCGGCCTCGCCGCCAAACGCCTGCTGGGCCTGATCGCCCCGCACAAGATGCAGATGGGTGTCATCCTCACACTGGTGGCGATCTCGGTTCTGCTCAACGTCTACGCCCCGCGCGTGACCGGCCGGGCCATGGACGTCATCTTCTCCGGCGCGATCTCCGCGCAGATGCCCGCCGGAGCGACCAAGGAGCAGGTCATCGAGGGCCTGCGCGCCCGGGGTGAGAACACCTTCGCCGACATGCTCAGCGCCATGGAGCTCAACCCCGGCGCGGGCATCGACTTCGACCGCCTCGGCCAGCTGATCCTGCTCATCCTCGGCCTCTACGTCGGCGCCTCCTTCCTCATGTGGCTGCAGGGCTTCCTGCTCAACCGCATGGTCATGGGCGTGGTCTTCGGGCTGCGCGCGGACGTGGAGGCCAAGATCAACCGGCTCCCGCTGAGCTACTTCGACACGCGCCAGCGCGGCGACGTCCTCTCGCGCACCACCAACGACGTCGACAATGTCCAGCAGGCGCTCCAGCAGACCCTGTCCCAGGCGGTCAACTCCATCCTCATGGTCATCGGCATCACCGTCATGATGTTCTGGGTCTCCTGGCAGCTGGCCATCGTCGCGCTGCTGGCCCTCCCGTTGACCGGCCTGGTCGTCGGGGTCATCGGGTCCCGTTCCCAGAAGCAGTTCGTCACCCAGTGGCGCTCGACCGGCATGCTCAACGGTCACATCGAGGAGACCTTCTCCGGCCACCAGGTCATCCAGATCTTCGGCCGCACCGACACCGCCGCCGAGCTCTTCGACGAGCGCAACGACGAGCTCTTCCGTTCCTCCTCCATGGCGCAGTTCCTCTCCGGGCTGATGATGCCGATCATGCAATTCATCTCCTACCTGTCGTACGTGGCCATCGCCGTTTTCGGCGGCCTGCGCGTCGCCAACGGGCAGATGACCCTCGGCGCCGCCACCGCCTTCATCCAGTACTCGCGCCAGTTCAACCAGCCCCTCGGTGAGCTCGGCGGCATGATGCAGATGGTCCAGTCCGGCGTCGCCTCCGCCGAGCGCGTCTTCGAGCTCCTCGACGCCGAGGAACAAACCCCCGACACCGCCACCGCCCAGGTCGCGGGCCGATCCAAGGGCCTCGTGGAATTCCGGGACGTGGATTTCTCCTACGTGCCGGACGCCCCGCTCATTGAGGGCCTGAACCTGCGCGTCGAACCCGGCCAGACCGCCGCGATCGTCGGTCCCACCGGCGCGGGCAAGACCACGCTGGTCAACCTCATCATGCGCTTCTACGAGCTCAACGACGGCGCCATCCTCCTCGACGGCGTCGACGTCCGCGACCTGTCCCGCCACGAGCTGCGCTCCCAGGTCGGCATGGTCCTGCAGGACGCGGTCCTCTTCGAGGGCACCATCATGGAGAACATCCGCTACGGCCGCCTCGACGCCACCGACGAGGAGGTCATCGCCGCGGCGAAGGCCACCTACGTCGACCGCTTCGTCCACTCCCTGCCGGAGGGCTACGACACCGTCATCGACCAGGACGGCGGCTCACTCTCCGCCGGCGAACGCCAACTGGTGACCATCGCCCGCGCCTTCATCAAGCAGCCGGCGCTGCTCATCCTCGACGAGGCCACCTCCTCCGTCGACACCCGCACCGAGGTGCTGGTCCAGAAGGCGATGAACGCGCTGCGCGCCGACCGCACCTCCTTCGTCATCGCCCACCGCCTCTCCACCATCCGCGACGCCGACCTCATCCTGGTCATGGAGAACGGCACCATCGTCGAACAGGGCACCCACGCCGAGCTGCTCCATGCCGAGGGCGCCTACCACCGCCTGCATCAGTCGCAGTTCTCGGAGGACAAGTAG
- a CDS encoding ABC transporter ATP-binding protein, with product MELYKLLASRARPYSGAIVAIVILQTISTMATLYLPSLNARIIDEGVSQGDVAFIWNIGVVMLAVAFVQVITACVAVWFGARTSMGTGRDLRAAVFGRVTRYSAEDVSHFGAATLITRGTNDVQQVQMTYMMILNFMAPVPIMMVGGVIMAMREDPGLSWLVWVSVLVLFVAVGALIAALMPLFQGLQRKIDNINGILREQITGIRVVRAFTREAYETQRFGAANSDVTRLSVKIGNRFVLMFPLIMLILNVATGAVMWFGGRRVDAGAVQVGSLTAFLQYLMQILVAVMMGAFMAMMLPRAIVCARRITEVLDREPSIVEPLVPATPGAAAGVVEFDNVTFTYPGADAPVLHNVSFTAEPGRTTAIIGSTGSGKTTLLSLIPRLFAATEGRVLLDGTDVTEMARHDLVERVAMVPQKPYLFSGTVESNLRMADRDATEERLWSALDIAQADFVRGSEDGLGMAISQGGTNVSGGQRQRLCIARALVAEPKVYLFDDSFSALDVITDAHVRSALKPRTADASVIIVAQRVASIMDADTILVMEAGEIVARGTHAELLETSPTYQEIVSSQMSEEVA from the coding sequence GTGGAACTCTACAAGCTTCTGGCGTCCCGGGCCAGACCCTATTCCGGCGCCATCGTCGCCATCGTCATCCTGCAGACGATATCCACGATGGCCACCCTCTACCTGCCCTCCCTCAACGCCCGCATCATCGACGAGGGGGTGTCCCAGGGGGACGTCGCCTTCATCTGGAACATCGGCGTCGTCATGCTGGCGGTGGCGTTCGTCCAGGTCATCACGGCCTGCGTGGCCGTCTGGTTCGGCGCCCGCACCTCGATGGGCACCGGCCGAGACCTCCGCGCCGCCGTTTTCGGCCGCGTCACCCGCTACTCCGCCGAGGACGTCTCCCACTTCGGCGCCGCCACCCTCATCACCCGCGGAACCAATGACGTGCAGCAGGTGCAGATGACCTACATGATGATCCTGAATTTCATGGCGCCGGTGCCGATCATGATGGTCGGCGGCGTCATCATGGCCATGCGCGAGGATCCTGGCCTGTCCTGGCTGGTGTGGGTCTCCGTCCTGGTTCTGTTCGTCGCCGTCGGCGCGCTCATCGCGGCGCTGATGCCGCTGTTTCAGGGGCTCCAACGAAAGATCGACAACATCAACGGCATCCTGCGCGAGCAGATCACCGGCATCCGCGTGGTCCGCGCCTTCACGCGCGAAGCGTACGAGACACAGCGTTTCGGCGCCGCCAACTCCGATGTCACCCGGCTGTCGGTGAAGATCGGCAACCGTTTCGTGCTGATGTTCCCGCTGATCATGCTCATCCTCAACGTCGCCACCGGCGCAGTCATGTGGTTCGGCGGGCGCCGGGTCGACGCCGGCGCGGTCCAGGTCGGTTCACTCACCGCGTTTCTGCAGTACCTGATGCAGATCCTGGTCGCCGTGATGATGGGCGCGTTCATGGCGATGATGCTGCCGCGCGCCATCGTCTGTGCCCGCCGCATCACCGAGGTCCTGGACCGCGAGCCCTCCATCGTGGAACCTCTCGTCCCGGCGACGCCGGGGGCCGCCGCGGGCGTCGTCGAATTCGACAACGTCACCTTCACCTACCCCGGCGCCGACGCCCCGGTCCTCCACAACGTCTCCTTCACCGCGGAACCGGGCAGGACCACCGCGATCATCGGGTCCACCGGCTCCGGCAAGACCACCCTGCTCTCCCTGATCCCCCGGCTCTTCGCCGCCACCGAAGGCCGGGTGCTCCTCGACGGCACGGACGTCACCGAGATGGCCCGCCACGACCTCGTCGAGCGCGTCGCCATGGTGCCGCAGAAGCCCTACCTGTTCTCCGGCACCGTCGAGTCCAACCTGCGGATGGCCGACCGGGACGCCACCGAGGAGCGGCTGTGGTCGGCCCTCGACATCGCCCAGGCCGACTTCGTCCGGGGCAGTGAGGACGGACTGGGCATGGCGATCTCCCAGGGCGGCACCAACGTCTCCGGCGGCCAGCGCCAGCGCCTGTGCATCGCGCGTGCCCTGGTCGCCGAGCCGAAGGTCTACCTCTTCGACGACTCCTTCTCCGCCCTCGACGTCATCACCGACGCGCACGTACGCTCCGCGCTCAAACCGCGCACGGCCGACGCCTCAGTGATCATCGTCGCCCAGCGCGTCGCCTCGATCATGGACGCCGACACCATCCTGGTGATGGAGGCCGGCGAGATCGTCGCCCGCGGAACCCACGCCGAGCTGCTGGAGACGTCGCCGACGTACCAGGAGATCGTCAGCTCCCAGATGTCGGAGGAGGTCGCCTGA
- a CDS encoding ABC transporter permease, translating into MIGALELGLLYGVMALGVYLTFRVLNFADLTVDGSFTTGAATAAMLILAGWHPLLATAAGFVAGFLAGVITGLLHTKGKIDGLLAGILTQIGLWSINLRIMDGANVPLLRADTLMSPLRDAGLLGGWGGVGIFLAGLLILALIVWWFLTTDLGLAIRATGDNGQMITSFGVSTDNTKILTLALSNGLVGACGALVAQYQGFADISMGIGLIVVGLASVILGQAILGQRWLLVAVLAVVLGAVLYRLIIFLALTVGLNPNDMKLVSAVLVVVALLVPRFRAGLKLPARKAA; encoded by the coding sequence ATGATCGGCGCCCTGGAACTCGGACTTCTCTACGGGGTTATGGCGCTCGGCGTCTACCTCACCTTCCGGGTCCTCAACTTCGCCGACCTGACCGTCGACGGTTCCTTCACCACCGGCGCGGCCACGGCCGCCATGCTCATCCTCGCTGGTTGGCACCCCCTGCTGGCCACGGCCGCCGGCTTCGTGGCCGGCTTCCTCGCCGGCGTCATCACCGGTCTGCTCCACACCAAGGGGAAGATCGACGGCCTGCTCGCCGGCATCCTCACCCAGATCGGCCTGTGGTCGATCAACCTGCGCATCATGGACGGCGCGAATGTCCCCCTGTTGCGCGCGGACACGCTGATGAGCCCGCTGCGCGACGCCGGACTCCTCGGCGGCTGGGGCGGCGTCGGGATCTTCCTGGCCGGCCTGTTGATCCTGGCACTCATCGTGTGGTGGTTCCTCACCACCGACCTTGGCCTGGCGATCCGCGCGACCGGCGACAACGGCCAGATGATCACCTCCTTCGGCGTTTCCACCGACAACACCAAGATCCTGACCCTGGCCCTGTCCAACGGCCTGGTCGGCGCCTGCGGGGCGTTGGTGGCCCAGTACCAGGGTTTCGCCGACATCTCGATGGGCATCGGCCTGATCGTCGTGGGCCTGGCCTCGGTGATTCTGGGCCAGGCCATCCTCGGCCAGCGGTGGCTGCTCGTGGCGGTCCTGGCGGTGGTGCTGGGCGCGGTGCTCTACCGCCTCATCATCTTCCTGGCGCTGACCGTCGGCCTGAACCCGAATGACATGAAGCTGGTCTCCGCGGTCCTGGTGGTCGTGGCGCTGCTGGTGCCGCGTTTCCGTGCGGGGCTGAAGCTTCCGGCCCGAAAGGCGGCATGA
- a CDS encoding ABC transporter ATP-binding protein, whose protein sequence is MLTVRNISKTFFAGTVNERKALINLDLELAEGDFVTIIGSNGAGKSTLLNVVSGRLGVDEGEVLIDGREVTRNAEHKRAAEVGRVFQDPLAGTAPSLTIEENLALAYRRGQSRGLGRALNGKRRELFADKLKTLELGLENRLSAQVGLLSGGQRQALSLLMSSMTKPKIMLLDEHTAALDPQRAELVTDLTHRIVEEGGLTTLMVTHNMEQALRLGNRLIMMHEGRIVYEADGELKKKLTVHDLLEQFVKIKGATLSDQAFLG, encoded by the coding sequence ATGCTGACAGTCAGGAACATCTCCAAGACCTTCTTCGCGGGCACGGTCAACGAGCGCAAGGCGCTGATCAACCTCGACCTGGAGCTCGCCGAGGGTGATTTCGTCACCATCATCGGCTCCAACGGTGCGGGCAAGTCCACGCTGCTCAACGTGGTGTCGGGGCGTCTCGGCGTCGACGAGGGCGAAGTGCTCATCGACGGCCGCGAGGTCACCCGGAACGCCGAGCACAAGCGTGCCGCCGAGGTCGGCCGGGTCTTCCAGGACCCGCTGGCGGGCACCGCGCCCAGCCTCACCATCGAGGAAAACCTGGCCCTGGCTTATCGGCGGGGGCAGTCCCGCGGCCTCGGCCGCGCCCTGAACGGCAAGCGCCGGGAGCTTTTCGCCGACAAGCTGAAGACGTTGGAACTGGGCCTGGAGAACCGCCTCTCCGCGCAGGTCGGTCTCCTCTCCGGCGGCCAGCGTCAGGCGCTCAGCCTGCTGATGTCGTCGATGACGAAGCCGAAGATCATGCTTCTCGACGAGCACACCGCCGCCCTCGATCCCCAGCGTGCCGAACTGGTCACCGATCTCACCCACCGCATCGTCGAGGAGGGCGGGCTGACCACCCTCATGGTCACCCACAACATGGAACAGGCCCTGCGCCTGGGCAACCGCCTCATCATGATGCACGAGGGCCGAATCGTCTACGAGGCCGACGGCGAGCTGAAGAAGAAGCTCACCGTCCACGACCTGCTCGAGCAGTTCGTGAAGATCAAGGGGGCCACGCTCTCGGATCAGGCCTTCCTCGGGTAA
- a CDS encoding ABC transporter substrate-binding protein, translating into MSLPRLSSGLSRALKVATASVVAATSLVACSNSYSDSDSGGAAGGSEDSYAIGINQLVQHPALDSATEGFKEAFEEAGVDVEWDEQNANGEQPTALTIAQQFSSSDLDLVLAVATPAAQATVQNVTDIPVLFTAVTDPVEADLVDSLDAPGGNVTGTSDAAPFEQQLDLLTQIVPEAKTIGIVYASGEINSQIQVDEVTAAAAERGIEVKTQTVTNVTEIPQAAEAIGDVDAFYVPTDNMVVSGISSLVQVAEDKQIPVIAAEAGTVEGGAVATIGIDYKELGRQTGEMALRILRDGEDPATMPVETATEFTYVVNEEAAEAQGVTIPQEILDEAERV; encoded by the coding sequence ATGTCTCTTCCGCGCCTGTCCTCGGGGCTGTCCCGGGCACTGAAGGTGGCCACCGCCTCCGTGGTCGCCGCCACCTCCCTCGTCGCCTGTTCAAACAGCTACTCCGATTCCGATTCCGGCGGCGCCGCCGGGGGCTCGGAAGACAGTTACGCCATCGGCATCAACCAGCTGGTGCAGCACCCTGCCCTCGACTCCGCGACCGAGGGCTTCAAGGAGGCCTTCGAGGAGGCCGGCGTCGACGTCGAGTGGGACGAGCAGAACGCCAACGGTGAGCAACCGACCGCGCTGACCATCGCCCAGCAGTTCTCCTCCTCCGACCTGGACCTGGTCCTGGCCGTGGCCACCCCGGCGGCCCAGGCCACCGTCCAGAACGTCACCGACATCCCCGTCCTGTTCACCGCAGTCACCGACCCGGTCGAGGCCGACCTGGTCGACTCCCTGGACGCTCCGGGCGGCAACGTCACCGGCACCTCCGACGCCGCCCCCTTCGAGCAGCAGCTCGACCTGCTGACCCAGATCGTCCCCGAGGCCAAGACCATCGGCATCGTCTACGCCTCCGGCGAGATCAACTCCCAGATCCAGGTCGACGAGGTCACGGCCGCCGCTGCGGAGCGTGGCATCGAGGTCAAGACCCAGACGGTCACCAACGTCACCGAGATTCCGCAGGCCGCGGAGGCCATCGGCGACGTCGACGCGTTCTACGTCCCGACCGACAACATGGTCGTCTCCGGCATCTCCTCCCTGGTCCAGGTCGCCGAGGACAAGCAGATCCCGGTCATCGCCGCCGAGGCCGGCACCGTGGAGGGCGGCGCCGTCGCCACCATCGGCATCGACTACAAGGAACTGGGCCGCCAGACCGGCGAGATGGCCCTGCGCATCCTGCGTGACGGCGAGGACCCGGCCACCATGCCCGTGGAGACCGCCACCGAGTTCACCTACGTCGTCAACGAGGAGGCCGCCGAGGCCCAGGGCGTGACCATCCCGCAGGAGATCCTGGACGAGGCCGAGCGCGTATGA
- the exaC gene encoding acetaldehyde dehydrogenase ExaC, giving the protein MTVYANPGTDGAVMNYEKRYDNFIGGQWVPPVDGRYMENITPVTGEVFCEVARSGEKDVELALDAAEKAAPGWGATSPAERALVLHRIADRMEENLEKIAVAETWENGKAVRETLAADIPLAIDHFRYFAGAIRAQEGRLSQIDEDTVAYHFNEPLGVVGQIIPWNFPILMATWKIAPALAAGNAIVLKPAEQTPVSLLYVVSLIQDLLPDGVLNIVNGLGEEAGAALSGSNRIRKIAFTGSTAVGKIINKAAADKIIPVTLELGGKSPSIFFPDIMDADDAFREKAVEGFAMFALNQGEVCTCPSRALVHESIADEFLELGVKRVQSIKTGNPLDTDTMMGAQASQEQMDKISSYLEIGPKEGAETLTGGNINKIEGLDNGFYIEPTVFKGTNDMKIFQEEIFGPVLSVATFKDFDEAIAIANDTDYGLGAGVWSRSANNCYRAGRAIQAGRVWVNQYHTYPAHAAFGGYKESGIGRENHLMMLGHYQQTKNLLVSYAENPTGLF; this is encoded by the coding sequence ATGACTGTCTATGCTAATCCGGGTACCGACGGCGCAGTAATGAACTACGAGAAGCGTTACGACAACTTCATCGGCGGCCAGTGGGTGCCGCCGGTCGACGGGCGCTACATGGAGAACATCACGCCGGTGACCGGAGAGGTCTTCTGCGAGGTCGCCCGATCCGGTGAGAAGGACGTCGAGCTCGCCCTCGATGCGGCCGAGAAGGCCGCGCCGGGTTGGGGGGCGACCTCCCCGGCCGAGCGCGCCCTCGTCCTGCACCGCATCGCGGATCGGATGGAGGAGAACCTCGAGAAGATCGCCGTGGCGGAGACCTGGGAGAACGGCAAGGCCGTCCGCGAGACCCTGGCCGCCGACATTCCGCTGGCCATCGACCACTTCCGTTACTTCGCCGGGGCCATCCGCGCCCAGGAGGGGCGTCTTTCCCAGATCGACGAGGACACCGTCGCCTACCACTTCAACGAGCCGCTCGGCGTCGTCGGGCAGATCATCCCCTGGAACTTCCCGATCCTCATGGCCACCTGGAAGATCGCCCCGGCCCTGGCCGCGGGCAACGCCATCGTGCTCAAGCCCGCCGAACAGACCCCGGTGTCCCTGCTCTACGTCGTCTCCCTGATTCAGGACCTGCTTCCGGACGGCGTCCTCAACATCGTCAACGGCCTCGGCGAGGAGGCCGGCGCCGCGCTCTCGGGCTCGAACCGTATCCGCAAGATCGCCTTCACCGGCTCCACCGCGGTCGGCAAGATCATCAACAAGGCCGCCGCCGACAAGATCATCCCGGTCACCCTCGAGCTCGGCGGCAAATCCCCGTCCATCTTCTTCCCGGACATCATGGACGCCGACGACGCCTTCCGCGAGAAGGCTGTCGAGGGCTTCGCCATGTTCGCCCTCAACCAGGGCGAGGTCTGCACCTGCCCGTCGCGCGCGCTGGTCCACGAGTCCATCGCCGATGAATTCCTCGAACTCGGCGTCAAGCGCGTCCAGTCCATCAAGACCGGCAACCCGCTCGACACCGACACCATGATGGGCGCGCAGGCCTCCCAGGAGCAGATGGACAAGATCTCCTCCTACCTCGAGATCGGCCCGAAGGAGGGTGCCGAAACCCTCACCGGCGGAAACATCAACAAGATCGAAGGGCTGGACAACGGCTTCTACATTGAGCCGACCGTCTTCAAGGGCACCAACGACATGAAGATCTTCCAGGAGGAGATCTTCGGCCCGGTGCTCTCGGTAGCCACCTTCAAGGACTTCGACGAGGCCATCGCGATCGCCAACGACACCGACTACGGCCTCGGCGCCGGCGTCTGGTCCCGCAGCGCCAACAACTGCTACCGCGCCGGCCGCGCCATCCAGGCTGGTCGCGTGTGGGTGAACCAGTACCACACCTACCCGGCGCACGCCGCCTTCGGCGGATACAAGGAGTCCGGCATCGGGCGCGAAAACCACCTGATGATGCTCGGTCACTACCAGCAGACCAAGAACCTCCTCGTCTCCTACGCGGAGAACCCGACCGGCCTGTTCTAG
- a CDS encoding histidine phosphatase family protein — translation MTELFLVRHGQTEWSASGQYTSITDLGLTEHGRDEASSLKGLLNPADFDHVLASPRRRAQETAQLAGFGDFEVDEDLAEWFYGDYEGLTGAEIAAKDAEWQIWTHGAPGGESPEDVLARYSRVIDRVVDSGHERIIIFAHGHALRVLACLWMDLPLRYGAKMPLDTATISRLGTYKGRRALMAWNSRLG, via the coding sequence ATGACTGAGCTTTTTCTCGTTCGCCATGGGCAGACCGAATGGTCCGCGTCCGGCCAGTACACGTCCATCACCGATCTGGGACTAACCGAGCACGGCCGTGACGAGGCGAGCAGCCTGAAAGGCCTGCTGAACCCGGCCGACTTCGATCACGTGTTGGCCTCCCCGCGTCGCCGGGCTCAGGAAACCGCACAGTTGGCGGGGTTCGGGGACTTCGAGGTCGACGAGGATCTGGCCGAATGGTTCTACGGGGACTACGAGGGCCTGACCGGCGCGGAAATCGCCGCCAAGGACGCCGAGTGGCAGATCTGGACCCATGGCGCGCCGGGCGGGGAGAGTCCGGAGGACGTACTCGCCCGCTACTCCCGCGTCATCGACCGCGTGGTGGACTCCGGGCACGAGCGCATCATCATCTTCGCCCACGGCCACGCGCTGCGCGTCCTGGCCTGCCTCTGGATGGACCTGCCGCTGCGGTACGGGGCGAAGATGCCCCTGGACACCGCGACCATCTCCCGCCTGGGCACCTACAAGGGCCGCCGCGCGCTGATGGCCTGGAACTCGCGGCTCGGCTAG